From a single Candidatus Brevundimonas phytovorans genomic region:
- a CDS encoding DUF1499 domain-containing protein, with translation MAEPTRTQARAAEIRLRWLTLAACAAPLLVLVAVFGTRFGLWSAGFGLEVLTLKIGRILAFVGLAAALVAVLVALKDVRRRGFYAVVSLVVAGATVALFLIQQQRFAVPADNDVTTDAAEAPAFSRAVLAMRGGQGAGEGGASVACPDLVSVSRQVAPETAAAALSAAGFTVRGAAPFRADGAKEGFWFGLTYDAAIRIRPGRTDVRVAQREGVRVGDESCRLARAITDGLKPLV, from the coding sequence ATGGCTGAACCTACCCGGACCCAGGCGCGCGCGGCGGAGATTCGTCTGCGCTGGCTGACGCTGGCGGCGTGTGCGGCGCCCTTGCTGGTGCTGGTCGCCGTTTTCGGGACTCGGTTCGGTCTATGGAGCGCTGGTTTCGGCCTGGAGGTCCTGACGCTGAAGATCGGCCGCATCCTGGCCTTCGTCGGGCTGGCGGCGGCTCTGGTCGCGGTCCTTGTCGCCCTGAAGGACGTGCGGCGGCGGGGCTTTTATGCGGTCGTGTCTCTGGTCGTGGCCGGGGCGACCGTGGCCCTGTTCCTGATCCAGCAACAGCGTTTCGCGGTTCCGGCTGACAACGACGTGACGACCGACGCCGCCGAGGCGCCCGCCTTCTCGCGCGCGGTTCTGGCCATGCGCGGCGGGCAAGGCGCAGGAGAGGGCGGGGCGTCGGTCGCTTGTCCCGATCTGGTTTCGGTGTCGCGACAGGTGGCGCCGGAAACGGCGGCGGCGGCGCTGTCGGCGGCGGGCTTCACCGTGCGCGGCGCGGCGCCCTTCCGCGCCGACGGGGCGAAGGAAGGCTTCTGGTTCGGCCTGACCTATGACGCCGCCATCCGCATCCGGCCGGGCCGCACCGACGTGCGCGTGGCCCAGCGCGAGGGCGTCAGGGTGGGCGATGAATCCTGCCGCCTGGCCCGCGCCATTACGGATGGGCTCAAGCCGCTGGTCTAG
- a CDS encoding long-chain-fatty-acid--CoA ligase — translation MLGLMQDWPLTVDKILDHANNWHPNREVVTRSVEGPIERTTYGAIHGRAKRVSNALKAWGVQPGDRIATLAWNTADHIETWYGIMGIGAVCHTLNPRLFPEQLVYIINHAGDRMIFVDLTFVPLLDAILPHCPSVERVVVLTDPDHMPQTKLPVVDCYETVLEQSSEDIAWGGFDEQTACGLCYTSGTTGNPKGVLYSHRSNFIHTLLGLQTTVLGATPSEVILPVVPMFHANAWGIAFGGPAAGSKLVMPGARMDGAGIYELLESEGVTFSAAVPTVWQGLLNHLRENHLKLSTVKRVLIGGAAVPESMIRAFNDEFGVEVLQGWGMTETSPIGTLSNMTPELAALPFEEQLKWRVKQGTPPLGVELKLKDYDGKEMPHDGQTYGRLMIKGPTIARAYFRDDSEILDDEGFFDTGDVSTIDDQGFMQITDRAKDVIKSGGEWISSIEIENLAVGHPKVALAAVIGSAHPKWDERPVLLIKLKEGEAEDKQEHLDFLVGKIAKWWMPDDVVFLADIPLGATGKIDKKLLREQMKDYRLPTAG, via the coding sequence ATGCTGGGTTTGATGCAGGACTGGCCGCTGACGGTCGACAAGATTCTCGATCACGCCAACAACTGGCACCCGAACCGCGAGGTCGTGACGCGATCCGTCGAGGGGCCGATCGAGCGCACCACCTATGGCGCCATCCACGGCCGCGCCAAGCGGGTGTCGAATGCGCTGAAGGCCTGGGGGGTGCAGCCTGGCGACCGCATCGCCACCCTGGCCTGGAACACCGCCGACCATATCGAGACCTGGTACGGCATCATGGGCATAGGCGCGGTCTGCCACACGCTGAACCCGCGCCTCTTCCCCGAGCAACTGGTCTACATCATCAACCATGCCGGAGATCGGATGATCTTCGTCGACCTGACCTTCGTGCCGCTGCTGGACGCCATCCTGCCGCATTGTCCGTCGGTCGAGCGGGTCGTGGTTCTGACCGATCCCGACCACATGCCGCAGACGAAATTGCCGGTGGTCGACTGCTATGAGACGGTGCTGGAACAGTCGTCGGAAGACATCGCCTGGGGCGGCTTCGACGAACAGACCGCCTGCGGCCTCTGCTACACCTCGGGCACGACGGGGAACCCCAAGGGCGTCCTCTATTCCCACCGCTCCAACTTCATCCATACCCTGCTGGGCCTGCAGACGACGGTCCTGGGCGCAACGCCCAGCGAGGTCATCCTGCCGGTGGTGCCCATGTTCCACGCCAACGCCTGGGGCATCGCCTTCGGCGGGCCGGCCGCGGGGTCCAAGCTGGTCATGCCGGGCGCGCGCATGGACGGCGCCGGCATCTATGAACTGCTGGAGAGCGAGGGCGTCACCTTCTCGGCCGCCGTGCCCACCGTCTGGCAGGGCCTGCTGAACCACCTGCGCGAAAACCATCTGAAGCTCTCGACGGTCAAGCGCGTGCTGATCGGCGGCGCCGCCGTGCCGGAAAGCATGATCCGCGCCTTCAACGACGAATTCGGCGTCGAGGTGCTGCAGGGCTGGGGCATGACCGAGACCTCGCCCATCGGCACCCTGTCGAACATGACTCCCGAACTGGCCGCCCTGCCGTTCGAGGAGCAGTTGAAGTGGCGGGTCAAGCAGGGCACGCCGCCGCTGGGCGTCGAGCTGAAGCTCAAGGACTATGACGGCAAGGAGATGCCGCACGACGGTCAGACCTATGGCCGTCTGATGATAAAGGGGCCGACCATCGCCCGCGCCTATTTCCGCGATGACAGCGAGATCCTGGACGACGAGGGCTTCTTCGACACCGGCGACGTCTCGACCATCGACGACCAGGGCTTCATGCAGATTACCGACCGGGCCAAGGACGTCATCAAGTCCGGCGGCGAGTGGATCAGTTCCATCGAGATCGAGAACCTGGCCGTCGGCCATCCCAAGGTCGCCCTGGCCGCCGTCATCGGCTCGGCCCACCCGAAGTGGGATGAGCGTCCGGTCCTGCTGATCAAGCTCAAGGAGGGCGAGGCCGAGGACAAGCAGGAACACCTCGACTTCCTGGTCGGCAAGATCGCCAAGTGGTGGATGCCGGACGACGTGGTCTTCCTGGCCGATATTCCGCTGGGCGCCACGGGCAAGATCGACAAGAAGCTGCTGCGCGAGCAGATGAAGGACTATCGCCTGCCGACTGCAGGTTGA
- the udk gene encoding uridine kinase, translated as MTILIAITGGSGSGKSTLAEALVASLPAGVAVLMREDSYYLDAASVPGFDADTHDFDDVAARDHDLLRDHLTELKAGRPVVAPLYSFLHHGRDPGGEPIPAADVVIVEGTHVLCTPALTALFDIKVFVDTPADIRFIRRLLRDQTERGRTAESVIHQYLLTVRPGHERLTEPSRTHADFIVADATAAVRLEDPQAVIRLAAPVLAHPLLETWHR; from the coding sequence ATGACCATCCTGATCGCCATCACCGGAGGCTCCGGCTCCGGCAAAAGCACCCTGGCCGAGGCCCTGGTCGCCTCCCTGCCCGCCGGCGTTGCGGTGCTGATGCGCGAGGACTCCTATTATCTCGACGCCGCCAGCGTGCCTGGCTTCGACGCAGACACCCATGACTTCGACGACGTGGCCGCCCGCGATCACGACCTGTTGCGCGACCATCTGACCGAGCTGAAGGCTGGCCGGCCGGTCGTGGCCCCGCTCTATTCCTTCCTTCACCACGGCCGCGACCCAGGCGGCGAGCCCATCCCCGCCGCCGATGTGGTGATCGTCGAGGGCACCCACGTCCTGTGCACCCCGGCCCTGACAGCCCTTTTCGACATCAAGGTATTCGTCGATACGCCCGCCGACATCCGCTTCATCCGGCGCCTGCTGCGCGACCAGACCGAGCGCGGCCGCACCGCCGAATCCGTCATTCACCAGTATCTGCTGACCGTCCGCCCCGGCCACGAACGGTTGACCGAACCGTCGCGCACTCATGCCGACTTTATCGTCGCCGACGCCACGGCGGCGGTGCGGCTGGAAGATCCGCAGGCGGTCATTCGCCTGGCCGCGCCCGTCCTCGCCCACCCGCTTCTAGAAACTTGGCATCGTTGA
- a CDS encoding TetR/AcrR family transcriptional regulator has protein sequence MTAPVQDFDDPRRAAIVRQARLHFITEGYAGTRMEPIAREAGVSTATLYAFFDSKAVLFEAVIDNASEDFARHMAAVHTTSGTPRERLNEFMSGYAEFMSNSFVRSVFRLVLAERPRFEAIAMRFFERGRNDFGAVLMGMLIDMTQAGQMKVEKPSWAAGQLMGMIEHPVFFVPLVTGDDVLAERTPRAIAEDAVETFLARYAV, from the coding sequence ATGACCGCACCGGTCCAGGATTTCGACGACCCTCGACGCGCCGCCATCGTGCGACAGGCGAGGCTGCATTTCATCACAGAGGGCTATGCGGGCACCCGCATGGAGCCCATCGCCCGCGAAGCCGGCGTGTCCACCGCGACGCTCTACGCCTTTTTCGACAGCAAGGCGGTTCTGTTTGAAGCGGTCATCGACAACGCCTCGGAAGACTTCGCCCGCCACATGGCGGCGGTGCATACGACCTCGGGCACGCCGCGCGAACGCCTGAACGAATTCATGAGCGGCTATGCCGAGTTCATGAGCAACAGCTTCGTTCGCTCGGTCTTCCGGCTGGTTCTGGCCGAGCGTCCGCGCTTCGAGGCCATCGCCATGCGCTTCTTCGAGCGTGGACGTAACGACTTCGGGGCCGTCCTGATGGGCATGCTGATCGACATGACCCAGGCCGGGCAGATGAAGGTCGAAAAGCCCTCCTGGGCCGCCGGCCAGTTGATGGGCATGATCGAACACCCGGTCTTCTTCGTCCCCCTGGTGACGGGCGACGACGTTCTGGCCGAACGGACCCCGCGCGCCATCGCCGAGGATGCGGTCGAGACCTTCCTGGCCCGCTACGCCGTCTAG
- the pdxH gene encoding pyridoxamine 5'-phosphate oxidase: protein MTQPLIPPSPSAQDYAAQLAANADETMFERSEPFGLFADWLQAAKASEPNDANAMTLATIDAMGMPDARIVLLKDVDARGFTFFSNQESAKGEQLWAHPSAALVFHWKSLRRQVRVRGVVEQVSAAEADAYFASRARESRIGAWASDQSRPLDSRAELETRVTEQAAAFDGQEVPRPDRWTGWRVVPQQIEFWRDRAFRLHDRLRFDRMVEDEVEDEGKAWRRTRLWP from the coding sequence ATGACCCAGCCCCTGATCCCGCCCAGCCCGTCCGCTCAGGATTACGCCGCGCAACTGGCGGCCAATGCGGACGAGACCATGTTCGAGCGCTCGGAGCCCTTCGGTCTGTTCGCCGACTGGCTGCAAGCCGCCAAGGCTTCTGAGCCGAACGACGCCAACGCCATGACCCTGGCGACGATCGACGCCATGGGCATGCCGGACGCACGCATCGTCCTGCTGAAGGACGTGGACGCGCGTGGCTTCACCTTCTTCTCCAATCAGGAAAGCGCCAAGGGTGAGCAGTTGTGGGCCCATCCCTCTGCGGCTCTGGTCTTCCATTGGAAGAGCCTGCGCCGTCAGGTGCGGGTGCGCGGCGTCGTGGAGCAGGTCAGCGCCGCTGAGGCCGACGCCTATTTCGCCAGCCGGGCGCGAGAAAGCCGCATCGGGGCCTGGGCGTCGGACCAGTCGCGCCCGCTGGACAGCCGCGCCGAACTGGAAACGCGCGTGACCGAACAGGCGGCGGCCTTTGACGGGCAGGAGGTGCCGCGTCCCGACCGTTGGACCGGCTGGCGCGTCGTGCCGCAACAGATCGAATTCTGGCGCGACCGGGCCTTCCGCCTGCATGACCGGCTGCGTTTCGACCGCATGGTCGAGGACGAGGTTGAGGACGAAGGCAAGGCTTGGCGCCGAACGCGCCTGTGGCCCTAG
- a CDS encoding DnaJ C-terminal domain-containing protein, whose amino-acid sequence MCADTLTLENARSLLGLSGPVGGEGLTTAFRVAVKAARPDAPGGDAEQFRRVIAAYRLLQAQTLALPAPPHAKPFVQPPAPAPLLALTPMQAISGGCVRTVIDARTLLVHTPPGVRTGDKIRLKRGGPNSADLLLPVLIRPADGLSVLGGDLFMNWAVPQRMMDDGGRIEIMTHAGLRSSWLVPDMVEPVRLRLKGLGLPARGNRPAGDLFVKLEASADLPSAAEDLLLRFTRVWTPERIAA is encoded by the coding sequence ATGTGCGCGGACACCCTCACCCTCGAAAACGCCCGGTCCCTTCTGGGCCTGAGCGGTCCTGTCGGCGGCGAGGGCCTGACGACGGCCTTCCGCGTCGCGGTCAAGGCGGCCCGCCCCGATGCGCCTGGCGGCGACGCCGAACAATTCCGGCGGGTCATCGCCGCCTATCGTCTGTTGCAGGCCCAGACGCTTGCCCTGCCCGCCCCGCCCCATGCCAAGCCCTTCGTTCAACCCCCTGCGCCCGCGCCCCTCCTGGCCCTGACGCCGATGCAGGCCATCAGCGGCGGCTGCGTCCGCACGGTCATCGACGCCCGTACCCTGCTGGTCCACACCCCACCCGGCGTCCGCACCGGCGACAAGATCCGGCTGAAGCGCGGCGGCCCCAACAGCGCCGACCTGCTGCTGCCCGTCCTGATCCGTCCCGCCGACGGCCTGTCGGTTCTCGGCGGCGACCTGTTCATGAACTGGGCCGTGCCGCAGCGGATGATGGACGACGGCGGCCGCATCGAGATCATGACCCACGCCGGTCTGCGCTCGTCCTGGCTGGTGCCCGACATGGTCGAGCCGGTGCGTCTGCGCCTGAAAGGCCTCGGCCTGCCCGCGCGCGGAAACCGCCCCGCTGGCGACCTGTTCGTCAAGCTGGAGGCCTCGGCCGACCTGCCATCAGCCGCCGAAGACCTGCTGCTTCGCTTCACGCGGGTCTGGACGCCAGAGCGCATCGCGGCTTAA
- the aroC gene encoding chorismate synthase encodes MSHNTFGHLFRVTTWGESHGPAIGCVVDGCPPLIPLTEADIQPLLDLRKPGGSRFVTQRQEADQVRILSGVFDDGNGPVTTGTPISLMIENTDQRSKDYGEIARAFRPGHADFAYQAKYGVRDHRGGGRSSARETASRVAAGAVARKVLGDSIRIRAGVVQLGPHRIPDEALDFDAVYDNALFAASADVVPAWEAYLDGVRKAGSSIGAVVALEVTGVPAGWGAPLYAKLDAELASGLMSINAVKGVEIGAGFGSAELSGEDNADEMRLGDDGLPVFLSNKAGGVLGGISTGQPLTARVAFKPTSSILTLRQTINRDGAEVDLRTKGRHDPCVALRGVPVVEAMAAIVLADAMLRHRAQVG; translated from the coding sequence ATGTCGCACAATACCTTCGGTCATCTGTTCCGCGTCACCACCTGGGGCGAAAGCCACGGCCCGGCCATCGGCTGCGTCGTCGACGGCTGCCCGCCGCTGATCCCGCTGACCGAGGCCGACATTCAGCCCCTGCTTGATCTGAGGAAGCCCGGCGGCAGCCGCTTCGTCACCCAGCGGCAGGAGGCCGATCAGGTCCGCATCCTGTCCGGCGTCTTTGACGACGGAAACGGCCCGGTCACCACCGGCACCCCGATCAGTCTGATGATCGAAAACACCGACCAGCGCTCCAAGGATTACGGCGAGATCGCCCGCGCCTTCCGCCCCGGCCACGCCGACTTCGCCTATCAGGCCAAGTACGGCGTCCGCGACCACCGCGGGGGCGGGCGTTCGTCCGCCCGCGAAACGGCCAGCCGCGTGGCGGCGGGCGCCGTGGCCCGTAAAGTCCTGGGTGACAGCATCCGCATCCGCGCCGGCGTGGTCCAGCTGGGCCCGCACCGCATTCCCGACGAAGCCCTCGACTTCGACGCCGTCTATGACAACGCCCTGTTCGCCGCCTCGGCGGACGTGGTCCCCGCGTGGGAAGCCTATCTGGACGGCGTGAGGAAGGCCGGCTCCTCCATCGGCGCCGTCGTGGCGCTGGAGGTCACAGGCGTCCCCGCCGGCTGGGGCGCGCCCCTCTACGCCAAGCTGGACGCCGAACTGGCCTCGGGCCTGATGTCGATCAACGCGGTCAAGGGCGTCGAGATCGGCGCGGGCTTTGGCTCAGCCGAGCTGTCGGGCGAGGACAACGCCGACGAAATGCGCCTGGGCGACGACGGCCTGCCGGTCTTCCTGTCCAACAAGGCGGGCGGGGTTCTGGGCGGCATCTCGACCGGCCAGCCGCTGACAGCGCGCGTGGCGTTCAAGCCCACCTCCTCCATCCTGACCCTGCGCCAGACCATCAACCGCGACGGCGCCGAGGTCGACCTGCGCACCAAGGGCCGCCACGACCCCTGCGTCGCCCTGCGCGGCGTGCCCGTCGTCGAGGCCATGGCCGCCATCGTCCTGGCCGACGCCATGCTGCGCCACCGGGCGCAGGTGGGCTAA
- a CDS encoding pirin family protein, whose protein sequence is MIDVRPFNTLGGANHGWLNAKHHFSFANYYDPKRMGWGRLRVWNDDEIGARSGFPPHPHADMEIITYVRTGAITHEDSMGNKGRTGAGDVQVMSAGTGVRHSEFNLENETTTLFQIWIETDKPGAQPSWGQREFPKNDRSGRFTVVASGDPADEALTINADARILAATLKAGESLTYDLAAGRRAYLVPAVGRVDVNGVTLNARDGAGIVDEAVITITASEDAELVMVDSL, encoded by the coding sequence ATGATCGACGTCAGACCTTTCAACACCCTCGGCGGCGCCAACCACGGCTGGCTGAACGCCAAACACCACTTCTCGTTCGCCAACTACTATGATCCCAAGCGCATGGGCTGGGGCCGCCTGCGCGTCTGGAACGACGACGAGATCGGCGCCCGGTCGGGCTTCCCGCCCCACCCCCACGCCGACATGGAGATCATCACCTATGTCCGCACCGGCGCCATCACCCACGAGGACTCGATGGGCAACAAGGGCCGCACCGGCGCGGGCGACGTCCAGGTGATGAGCGCGGGCACAGGCGTGCGTCACTCCGAGTTCAACCTCGAGAACGAGACGACCACCCTGTTCCAGATCTGGATCGAGACGGACAAGCCGGGCGCCCAGCCGTCCTGGGGCCAGCGGGAGTTCCCCAAGAACGACCGCTCCGGCCGCTTCACCGTCGTCGCCTCGGGCGATCCGGCGGACGAGGCCCTGACGATCAACGCCGACGCCAGGATCCTGGCGGCGACGCTGAAGGCGGGCGAAAGCCTGACCTATGACCTGGCCGCCGGTCGCCGCGCCTATCTGGTCCCCGCCGTGGGCCGGGTGGACGTCAATGGCGTGACGCTGAACGCCCGCGACGGCGCCGGCATCGTCGACGAGGCCGTGATCACCATCACGGCCAGCGAAGACGCCGAACTGGTCATGGTCGACAGTTTGTAA